One genomic region from Sciurus carolinensis chromosome 2, mSciCar1.2, whole genome shotgun sequence encodes:
- the Oxt gene encoding oxytocin-neurophysin 1, with protein MASPSLACCLLGLLALTSACYIQNCPLGGKRATLELDVRKCLPCGPRGQGRCFGPSICCGDELGCFVGTAEALRCQEENYLPSPCQSGQKPCGSGGRCAAAGICCSPDGCRTDPACDPETTFSE; from the exons ATGGCCAGCCCCAGTCTCGCCTGCTGCCTGCTGGGCCTCCTGGCTCTGACCTCTGCCTGCTACATCCAGAACTGTCCCCTGGGTGGCAAAAGGGCCACGCTGGAGCTGGACGTACGCAAG TGCCTCCCCTGCGGCCCCAGGGGCCAAGGACGCTGCTTCGGGCCCAGCATCTGCTGCGGGGACGAGCTGGGCTGCTTCGTGGGCACAGCCGAGGCGCTGCGCTGCCAGGAGGAGAACTACCTGCCGTCGCCCTGCCAGTCGGGCCAGAAGCCCTGCGGGAGCGGGGGCCGATGCGCGGCCGCCGGCATCTGCTGCAGCCCAG ATGGCTGCCGCACCGACCCGGCTTGTGACCCCGAGACCACCTTTTCTGAATGA